One genomic region from Aggregicoccus sp. 17bor-14 encodes:
- a CDS encoding glycoside hydrolase family 18 protein, with protein MRALFAVLALGVAVGCGGASPVANPDPQDPGSQVDAGTPPPAGRWVTGYYVGWTIPGEPRHMAPADIDFGALTHVLHFAVQPGAGGALADPYNLAPEAPALVAAAHAKGVKVLLSVGYTFTSGGSPQYRDTLIANILKKVKAGGYDGVDIDWESGTDGAEFRDNYPPFIRALRAELDKLSPRPVLTTAVLYSPLAPTSQPQAVASVADLLDQVNLMTYYFMDAWDASLPTWHNSALYAAGYVMPGTSISPGTVDAAVAAYVAAGVPAAKLGVGVPFTGQRWQGGRRADAAGEGVTGPRQRWSQAPSTRSDVYLFELLAERSAHPAMTRVWDPDAQASYDSLDAAGADDDLFLSFDDAQAMKAKCDYVKAKGLGGAMLWQLNAGFLAGQPAGQRDPLLQLIKRELR; from the coding sequence ATGAGAGCCCTGTTCGCCGTGCTCGCGCTGGGAGTGGCCGTGGGCTGTGGAGGCGCAAGCCCGGTCGCCAACCCCGATCCCCAGGACCCCGGCTCGCAGGTGGACGCGGGGACGCCGCCGCCCGCGGGCCGCTGGGTGACGGGCTACTACGTGGGCTGGACGATTCCGGGTGAGCCGCGCCACATGGCGCCCGCGGACATCGACTTCGGCGCGCTCACGCACGTGCTGCACTTCGCGGTGCAGCCCGGTGCGGGAGGCGCGCTCGCAGACCCGTACAACCTGGCGCCCGAGGCCCCCGCCCTCGTCGCCGCCGCGCACGCCAAGGGCGTGAAGGTGCTGCTCTCGGTGGGCTACACCTTCACCTCCGGCGGCAGCCCGCAGTACCGCGACACCCTCATCGCGAACATCCTGAAGAAGGTGAAGGCGGGCGGCTACGACGGGGTGGACATCGACTGGGAGTCGGGCACGGACGGCGCCGAGTTCCGCGACAACTACCCACCCTTCATCCGCGCGCTGCGCGCCGAGCTGGACAAGCTCAGCCCGCGCCCGGTGCTCACCACGGCGGTGCTCTACTCGCCGCTCGCGCCCACCTCGCAGCCGCAGGCAGTGGCCAGCGTGGCGGACCTGCTCGACCAGGTGAACCTCATGACCTACTACTTCATGGACGCATGGGACGCGTCGCTGCCCACCTGGCACAACTCCGCGCTCTACGCCGCGGGCTACGTCATGCCCGGCACGAGCATCAGCCCGGGCACGGTGGACGCGGCCGTGGCGGCGTACGTCGCTGCGGGCGTGCCGGCAGCGAAGCTGGGCGTGGGCGTCCCCTTCACCGGCCAGCGCTGGCAGGGCGGGCGGCGCGCGGACGCCGCGGGCGAGGGCGTCACCGGCCCGCGCCAGCGCTGGAGCCAGGCGCCCAGCACCCGCTCGGACGTGTACCTCTTCGAGCTGCTCGCCGAGCGCAGCGCCCACCCGGCGATGACCCGGGTGTGGGACCCGGACGCGCAGGCGAGCTACGACTCGCTGGACGCCGCGGGCGCCGACGACGACCTCTTTCTCTCCTTCGACGACGCGCAGGCGATGAAGGCCAAGTGCGACTACGTGAAGGCGAAGGGGCTGGGCGGCGCCATGCTCTGGCAGCTCAACGCGGGCTTCCTCGCAGGCCAGCCGGCCGGTCAGCGCGACCCGCTGCTGCAGCTGATCAAGCGCGAGCTTCGCTAG
- a CDS encoding metallophosphoesterase, whose protein sequence is MLRGMVSRFRLLAAAALALGACSSQPPPTPPAPELPADPRVLVGAGDIASCDWDDDEATAQLLDTTPGTVFMLGDAAYPNGSSETLTRCYGPTWGRHLARTRPAPGNHEYYADAAAGPYFQYFGAAAGEPGRGYYSYEVATWHVVVLNSEVDAGAESAQVRWLREDLAAHPAHCTLAYWHRPRFSSGAHGSAPELQPLWDALYAAGAEVVLSGHDHHYERFAPQTPLGEADPERGIRAFVVGTGGAPTYPVVQVLPNSEVRRAEVHGVLKLTLEEDGYRWEFLSTKGEFHDEGSGSCH, encoded by the coding sequence ATGCTGCGCGGCATGGTCTCGCGCTTTCGACTCCTCGCCGCCGCGGCGCTCGCGCTCGGCGCCTGCAGCTCGCAGCCGCCGCCCACCCCGCCCGCGCCCGAGCTGCCCGCGGACCCCCGGGTGCTGGTGGGCGCAGGGGACATCGCCAGCTGCGACTGGGACGACGACGAGGCCACGGCGCAGCTGCTCGACACGACACCGGGCACGGTGTTCATGCTGGGGGACGCGGCGTATCCCAATGGCAGCAGCGAGACGCTCACGCGCTGCTACGGGCCGACGTGGGGGCGGCACCTCGCGCGCACGCGCCCCGCGCCGGGAAACCACGAGTACTACGCGGACGCCGCGGCGGGCCCCTACTTCCAGTACTTCGGGGCGGCCGCAGGCGAGCCCGGCCGCGGCTACTACAGCTACGAGGTGGCCACCTGGCACGTGGTGGTGCTCAACAGCGAGGTGGACGCGGGCGCGGAGAGCGCGCAGGTGAGGTGGCTGCGCGAGGACCTCGCGGCACACCCTGCGCACTGCACGCTCGCGTACTGGCACCGGCCGCGCTTCAGCTCGGGCGCCCACGGCAGCGCGCCCGAGCTGCAGCCGCTGTGGGACGCGCTGTACGCGGCCGGCGCGGAGGTGGTGCTCAGCGGGCACGACCACCACTACGAGCGCTTCGCCCCGCAGACGCCGCTCGGTGAGGCGGACCCCGAGCGCGGCATCCGCGCGTTCGTCGTGGGCACGGGCGGCGCGCCGACCTACCCCGTCGTCCAAGTGCTCCCGAACAGCGAGGTGCGCCGCGCGGAGGTGCACGGCGTGCTCAAGCTCACGCTCGAGGAGGACGGCTACCGCTGGGAGTTCCTCTCCACGAAGGGAGAGTTCCACGACGAGGGGAGCGGGAGCTGCCACTGA
- a CDS encoding VOC family protein, which yields MQLNHLDLPVPDVRSTATFFERFFGLRLVEMKGRDALAILKDEAGFTLVLSPVRPGGHALPEPFHVGFHLDTEDEVRAMHARITEGGVERVSPLDHRRGALLFYCYAPGPVLVEVAHRA from the coding sequence ATGCAGCTCAACCACCTCGACCTCCCCGTTCCCGACGTGCGCAGCACCGCCACCTTCTTCGAGCGCTTCTTCGGCTTGAGGCTGGTGGAGATGAAGGGGCGCGACGCGCTCGCCATCCTGAAGGACGAGGCCGGCTTCACGCTGGTGCTCAGTCCCGTGCGCCCAGGCGGACACGCGCTGCCCGAGCCCTTCCACGTGGGATTCCACCTGGACACGGAGGACGAGGTGCGCGCGATGCACGCGCGCATCACCGAGGGCGGCGTGGAGCGCGTGTCGCCGCTCGACCACCGCCGCGGCGCGCTGCTCTTCTACTGCTACGCGCCCGGCCCGGTGCTCGTGGAGGTGGCGCACCGGGCGTGA
- a CDS encoding ADOP family duplicated permease yields the protein MDTFTGDLRHALRGLRRTPGFALTCILMLAVGIGASTALFSVVEGVLLRPLPYPHPERLVRVSQVATDGHLMQFSDPNFEDVQARVHGFEALAQLAAGQEVAVTGADAPTFAELAMVSRDFFRMMGVQPTQGRGFLPEEQQPGGAPAVLVSDAFWRRHLGARPLTAEQRTLRFEGRAYTVVGVLPPRFDYPAGTELWTARELEPRYASRTAHNWQVVGRVREGVALEAVGRELSAVARELKAQYGVDTRMADARAVPLRESLVGGARPTLLILLGAAAFLLLVAGANVTHLLLARAATRRRELAVRVALGAGRGALVRQFLTETLLLTLAGGGLGVLLAAWSVQGLLALEPGDLPRAGEVGVNGAVLAFALGLSLLLALGLGWVTALKAAGQSPWEALVSGGRSLAGGGGRGRAALVVGQLALALVLLVGAALLARSFLRLLQVDPGYRTRGVAMLSVVLPPAQDEAEGLRQVRQQQVLSERLRALPGVQEVGSVSDIPMEGFHPDGTFLVLERPDEVKTLEDFGRLAREPTRTGQAAYRIASEGYFRAMGIPLLRGRLFGPGDTHDAPHVALVSESLARARWPGEDPLGKVVQFGNMDGDLTPFTVVGVVGDVRDESLDAAPQPTLYGSSQQRLKDAGRFHLAVSGDRLSSAALAQAARPVLRELMPEVPPRLRTVEALLSGSLAERRFSLLLLGAFGSIALLLAVLGLYGVVSYAVAQRTREFGIRFALGASAGTVLRGVVREAAGLAALGLGVGALCALGLTRVLSSLVYGVSPTDPLTFAAVGLLLLSVALLASVVPARRAAKVDPMTVLRAE from the coding sequence ATGGACACGTTCACCGGTGACCTGCGCCACGCGCTGCGGGGCCTGCGCCGCACCCCTGGCTTCGCGCTCACCTGCATCTTGATGCTGGCGGTGGGCATCGGGGCGAGCACCGCCCTCTTCAGCGTGGTGGAGGGGGTGCTGCTGCGCCCCCTGCCCTACCCCCACCCCGAGCGCCTCGTGCGCGTCTCGCAGGTGGCCACGGACGGGCACCTGATGCAGTTCAGCGACCCGAACTTCGAGGACGTGCAGGCGCGCGTGCACGGCTTCGAGGCGCTCGCACAGCTCGCCGCCGGCCAGGAGGTGGCAGTCACGGGGGCGGACGCGCCCACCTTCGCCGAGCTGGCCATGGTCTCGCGCGACTTCTTCCGGATGATGGGAGTGCAGCCCACGCAGGGCCGAGGCTTCCTCCCCGAGGAGCAGCAGCCGGGCGGCGCGCCCGCGGTGCTGGTGAGCGACGCCTTCTGGCGCCGGCACCTGGGCGCACGGCCCCTCACGGCCGAGCAGCGCACCCTGCGCTTCGAGGGCCGCGCGTACACGGTGGTGGGCGTGCTCCCGCCGCGCTTCGACTACCCCGCGGGCACCGAGCTGTGGACGGCGCGCGAGCTGGAGCCGCGCTACGCGAGCCGCACCGCGCACAACTGGCAGGTGGTGGGGCGGGTGCGCGAGGGCGTCGCGCTGGAGGCGGTGGGCCGCGAGCTCTCGGCCGTCGCGCGCGAGCTGAAGGCGCAGTACGGGGTGGACACGCGCATGGCGGACGCGCGCGCGGTGCCGCTGCGCGAGAGCCTGGTGGGCGGCGCGCGCCCCACGCTGCTCATCCTGCTGGGGGCCGCGGCCTTCCTGCTGCTGGTCGCGGGCGCCAACGTGACGCACCTGCTGCTCGCCCGCGCGGCCACGCGGCGGCGAGAGCTCGCGGTGCGCGTGGCGCTGGGGGCGGGGCGCGGCGCGCTGGTGCGCCAGTTCCTCACCGAGACGCTGCTGCTCACGCTCGCGGGCGGTGGGCTCGGCGTGCTGCTTGCCGCGTGGAGCGTGCAGGGGCTGCTCGCGCTCGAGCCCGGGGACCTGCCGCGCGCGGGCGAGGTGGGGGTGAACGGCGCGGTGCTCGCTTTCGCACTGGGCCTGAGTCTCCTGCTCGCGCTCGGGCTCGGGTGGGTGACGGCGCTCAAGGCCGCGGGGCAGAGCCCGTGGGAGGCGCTGGTCTCGGGCGGACGCTCGCTCGCGGGCGGCGGGGGCCGCGGGCGCGCGGCGCTGGTGGTGGGGCAGCTCGCGCTCGCGCTGGTGCTGCTGGTGGGCGCGGCGCTGCTCGCGCGCAGCTTCCTGCGCCTCTTGCAGGTGGACCCGGGCTACCGCACGCGAGGAGTGGCGATGCTGAGCGTCGTCCTGCCGCCCGCGCAGGACGAGGCCGAGGGCCTGCGCCAGGTGCGCCAGCAGCAGGTGCTCTCGGAGCGGCTGCGCGCGCTGCCCGGCGTGCAGGAGGTGGGCAGCGTGAGCGACATCCCGATGGAGGGCTTCCACCCGGACGGCACCTTCCTCGTGCTCGAGCGTCCGGACGAGGTGAAGACGCTGGAGGACTTCGGGCGGCTCGCGCGAGAGCCCACGCGCACGGGCCAGGCCGCCTACCGCATCGCGAGCGAGGGCTACTTCCGCGCGATGGGCATCCCCCTGCTGCGCGGCCGGCTCTTCGGCCCCGGCGACACGCACGACGCGCCGCACGTGGCGCTCGTCAGCGAGTCGCTCGCCCGCGCGCGCTGGCCCGGCGAGGACCCGCTGGGCAAGGTGGTGCAGTTCGGCAACATGGACGGAGACCTGACGCCCTTCACCGTGGTGGGCGTGGTGGGCGACGTGCGCGACGAGTCGCTCGACGCCGCGCCGCAGCCCACGCTCTACGGCTCCAGCCAGCAGCGGCTGAAGGACGCGGGGCGCTTCCACCTCGCGGTCTCGGGGGACAGGCTCTCGTCCGCGGCGCTCGCCCAGGCGGCGCGGCCGGTGCTGCGCGAGCTGATGCCCGAGGTGCCGCCGCGGCTGCGCACGGTGGAGGCGCTGCTCTCGGGCTCGCTCGCCGAGCGCCGCTTCAGCCTGCTCTTGCTCGGGGCCTTCGGCAGCATCGCGCTGCTGCTCGCGGTGCTGGGGCTCTACGGCGTGGTGTCCTACGCGGTGGCGCAGCGCACGCGCGAGTTCGGCATCCGCTTCGCGCTGGGAGCGAGTGCGGGCACGGTGCTGCGCGGCGTGGTGCGCGAGGCGGCGGGGCTCGCGGCGCTGGGCCTCGGCGTGGGGGCGCTGTGCGCGCTGGGGCTCACCCGGGTGCTCTCGAGCCTCGTGTACGGGGTGAGCCCGACGGATCCCCTCACCTTCGCCGCGGTCGGCCTGCTGCTGCTCTCGGTCGCCCTGCTCGCGAGCGTGGTCCCCGCGAGGCGCGCCGCGAAGGTGGACCCGATGACGGTGCTGCGCGCCGAGTGA
- the fghA gene encoding S-formylglutathione hydrolase has translation MAAAPSHTVRSEHRAFGGVQGFYEHASEACAGPMRFSVFLPPGAVPGREAPALYYLAGLTCTEETFMAKAGAQRVAAELGLALVTCDTSPRAARFPGDDAAWDFGQGAGFYLDATREPWRQAYRMETYVTRELRQAVEAGFPVRKDVRGLFGHSMGGHGALTLALRHPQDYASVSAFAPIVAPSRVPWGQKAFAGYLGEDRAAWAEHDAVALLESGRRLPGTLLVDQGTADKFLERELRPELLEAACRRAGQPLQLRRHEGYDHGYYFIATLVEEHLRHHARTLKP, from the coding sequence ATGGCCGCGGCGCCGAGCCACACCGTGCGCAGCGAGCACCGCGCCTTCGGCGGCGTGCAGGGCTTCTACGAGCACGCGAGCGAGGCCTGTGCGGGGCCCATGCGCTTCAGCGTCTTCCTCCCGCCCGGCGCCGTCCCGGGGCGCGAAGCGCCGGCGCTCTACTACCTCGCGGGCCTCACCTGCACCGAGGAGACCTTCATGGCGAAGGCCGGGGCGCAGCGGGTGGCCGCGGAGCTGGGCCTCGCGCTCGTCACCTGCGACACCTCTCCGCGCGCCGCGCGCTTTCCCGGCGACGACGCCGCGTGGGACTTCGGCCAGGGCGCGGGCTTCTACCTCGATGCCACGCGCGAGCCCTGGCGCCAGGCCTACCGCATGGAGACCTACGTCACCCGCGAGCTGCGGCAGGCGGTGGAGGCGGGCTTCCCCGTGCGCAAGGACGTGCGCGGCCTCTTCGGCCACTCGATGGGCGGCCACGGCGCGCTCACCCTCGCGCTGCGCCACCCGCAGGACTACGCGAGCGTGAGCGCCTTCGCCCCCATCGTGGCGCCATCTCGAGTCCCATGGGGCCAGAAGGCCTTCGCGGGCTACCTCGGCGAGGACCGCGCGGCGTGGGCCGAGCACGACGCGGTGGCGCTGCTCGAGTCGGGGCGACGCCTGCCCGGCACCCTGCTCGTGGACCAGGGCACGGCGGACAAGTTCCTCGAGCGCGAGCTGCGCCCCGAGCTGCTCGAGGCCGCGTGCCGCAGGGCCGGCCAGCCGCTGCAGCTGCGCCGCCACGAGGGCTACGACCACGGCTACTACTTCATCGCCACGCTCGTGGAGGAGCACCTGCGCCACCACGCGCGCACATTGAAGCCGTGA
- a CDS encoding S-(hydroxymethyl)glutathione dehydrogenase/class III alcohol dehydrogenase: MKTRAAVAYEAGKPLVIEEVDLEGPRAGEVLVEIKATGVCHTDEFTRSGADPEGLFPVIFGHEGAGIVREVGAGVTSVKPGDHVIPLYTPECRNCKSCLSRKTNLCTAIRSTQGQGLMPDGTSRFSIKGKKIHHYMGCSTFANHTVLPEIAVAKVRSDAPFDKICYIGCGVTTGIGAVLFTAKVEAGASVVVFGLGGIGLNVVQGAKLVGADKIIGVDVNPAREALARQFGLTHFVNPKEVQGDLVAHLVELTGGGADYSFECVGNVKLMRQALECCHRGWGVSTIIGVAGAGQEISTRPFQLVTGRVWKGSAFGGARGRTDVPRIVDWYMDKKIEIDRLITHKLPLERINEAFDLMHEGKSIRTVVEF; the protein is encoded by the coding sequence ATGAAGACCCGCGCCGCCGTCGCCTACGAAGCCGGAAAGCCGCTCGTCATCGAGGAGGTGGACCTCGAGGGCCCGCGGGCCGGCGAGGTGCTCGTGGAGATCAAGGCCACGGGCGTGTGCCACACGGACGAGTTCACGCGCTCGGGCGCGGACCCGGAGGGGCTCTTTCCCGTCATCTTCGGCCACGAGGGCGCGGGCATCGTGCGCGAGGTGGGCGCGGGCGTCACCAGCGTGAAGCCGGGCGACCACGTCATCCCGCTCTACACGCCCGAGTGCCGCAACTGTAAGTCCTGCCTCAGCCGCAAGACGAACCTGTGCACCGCCATCCGCAGCACGCAGGGACAGGGGCTGATGCCGGACGGCACCAGCCGCTTCAGCATCAAGGGCAAGAAGATCCACCACTACATGGGCTGCAGCACCTTCGCGAACCACACGGTGCTGCCGGAGATCGCGGTGGCGAAGGTGCGCTCCGACGCCCCCTTCGACAAGATCTGCTACATCGGCTGCGGCGTGACCACGGGCATCGGCGCGGTGCTCTTCACCGCGAAGGTGGAGGCGGGCGCGAGCGTGGTGGTGTTCGGCCTGGGAGGCATCGGGCTCAACGTCGTGCAGGGCGCGAAGCTCGTCGGCGCGGACAAGATCATCGGCGTGGACGTGAACCCCGCGCGCGAGGCGCTCGCGCGCCAGTTCGGCCTCACCCACTTCGTGAACCCGAAGGAGGTGCAGGGCGACCTGGTCGCGCACCTGGTGGAGCTCACCGGCGGCGGCGCGGACTACAGCTTCGAGTGCGTGGGCAACGTGAAGCTGATGCGCCAGGCGCTCGAGTGCTGCCACCGCGGCTGGGGGGTGAGCACCATCATCGGGGTCGCGGGCGCGGGGCAGGAGATCTCCACCCGCCCCTTCCAGCTGGTGACGGGGCGCGTGTGGAAGGGCTCGGCCTTCGGCGGGGCGCGCGGGCGCACGGACGTGCCGCGCATCGTGGACTGGTACATGGACAAGAAGATCGAGATCGACCGGCTCATCACCCACAAGCTGCCGCTCGAGCGCATCAACGAGGCCTTCGACCTGATGCACGAGGGCAAGAGCATCCGCACGGTGGTGGAGTTCTGA
- a CDS encoding flavin reductase family protein, whose product MPTPRHRVIQPRILYFGTPVALLSTLQPDGSANLSPFSSVWALDDRLIVGLGLLGQGLANLQRTREAVVNLPSPALWEQVERLGPTTGRDPVPVEKRQMGYRFEPRKFERAGLTPLPSDTVGAPRVAECPLQLETRLLEVRGSWQTPEQDEPGFAIAELQVTRVHAHEDITVPGTHHVDPARWGPLLYVFRHYVGTSGALGRNFRAET is encoded by the coding sequence ATGCCTACGCCCCGCCACCGCGTCATCCAGCCGCGCATCCTCTATTTCGGCACGCCCGTCGCCCTGCTGAGCACCCTGCAGCCGGACGGCAGCGCCAACCTCAGCCCCTTCTCCAGCGTGTGGGCGCTGGACGATCGGCTCATCGTAGGGCTCGGCCTGCTGGGCCAGGGGCTCGCGAACCTGCAGCGCACGCGCGAGGCGGTCGTGAACCTGCCCTCCCCTGCGCTGTGGGAGCAGGTGGAACGGCTGGGGCCCACCACGGGGCGAGACCCGGTGCCGGTGGAGAAGCGGCAGATGGGCTACCGCTTCGAGCCGCGCAAGTTCGAGCGCGCAGGACTCACGCCCTTGCCCTCGGACACGGTGGGCGCCCCACGGGTCGCCGAGTGCCCGCTGCAGCTGGAGACGCGGCTCCTCGAGGTGCGCGGCTCGTGGCAGACGCCCGAGCAAGACGAGCCTGGCTTCGCCATCGCCGAGCTGCAGGTGACGCGCGTGCATGCGCACGAGGACATCACCGTGCCGGGCACGCACCACGTGGACCCCGCGCGCTGGGGCCCGCTGCTCTACGTGTTCCGGCACTACGTGGGGACCAGTGGCGCGCTCGGGCGCAACTTCCGTGCGGAGACGTGA
- a CDS encoding helix-turn-helix transcriptional regulator: MSRHFDLALPAHLIGEPARAHMLTRLLDGAARTAGELAREAGITPQTASAHLAQLLEGGLVQVAAQGRHRYYRLAGPEVARALEALSLLTPAARAAARVPEPLRFARTCYDHLAGKLAVDLVGALERKGHLAGGEDAYALTAEGERYFAHLGVDLERLARGKRAFARPCLDWSERRPHLAGALGAALAECLFERKWVARAPEGRGVRLTVTGRQGFERDLGLAWA, encoded by the coding sequence ATGTCCCGCCACTTCGACCTCGCGCTTCCCGCCCACCTCATCGGCGAGCCCGCCCGCGCCCACATGCTCACCCGCCTGCTCGACGGCGCGGCGCGCACTGCCGGAGAGCTCGCGCGCGAGGCCGGCATCACCCCGCAGACCGCGAGCGCGCACCTCGCCCAGTTGCTCGAGGGAGGCCTCGTGCAGGTGGCCGCGCAGGGCCGCCACCGCTACTACCGGCTCGCGGGCCCCGAGGTCGCGCGCGCGCTGGAAGCACTCAGCCTCCTCACCCCCGCGGCCCGCGCCGCCGCGCGCGTGCCCGAGCCCCTGCGCTTCGCGCGCACCTGCTACGACCACCTCGCGGGGAAGCTCGCCGTGGACCTCGTCGGCGCGCTGGAGCGCAAGGGGCACCTCGCCGGCGGCGAGGATGCCTACGCGCTCACTGCGGAGGGCGAGCGCTACTTCGCGCACCTCGGCGTGGACCTGGAGCGGCTCGCGCGCGGCAAGCGCGCCTTCGCGAGGCCCTGCCTCGACTGGAGCGAGCGCAGGCCGCACCTCGCAGGCGCGCTGGGCGCCGCGCTCGCCGAGTGCCTCTTCGAACGCAAGTGGGTGGCGCGCGCACCGGAGGGACGCGGCGTGCGGCTCACCGTCACGGGTCGGCAGGGCTTCGAGCGCGACCTCGGGCTCGCCTGGGCATGA
- the gcvA gene encoding transcriptional regulator GcvA, giving the protein MFDRLPPLQTLRAFEATGRLLSMTRAAKELHVTHGAVSRHIKTLEEDLGVALFRRLTRQLVLTEAGAELLVAVTRVLGELTREAERLRTQDRVSRLTISTSISFASKWLAPRLHRLQARHPELDIHLDVTDAEVDLNDGQVDAAIRYGNGPYRRALSERILQETVTPVCSPAYLAQHGALPSPASLVRCTLLHEDRMLANWEQWLALAGVDRARHGRGPAYSHGSMAIDAAIRGEGVALGRSALVADDIAAGRLVAPFPQLRLTAERGYDLVYRTGNRSHPKVCALRDWLEEELRPFRTE; this is encoded by the coding sequence ATGTTCGACCGCCTCCCGCCCCTGCAGACCCTGCGCGCCTTCGAGGCCACCGGCCGGCTGCTGAGCATGACGCGGGCGGCGAAGGAGCTGCACGTCACCCACGGCGCCGTGAGCCGGCACATCAAGACGCTCGAGGAGGACCTCGGGGTGGCGCTGTTCCGCAGGCTCACGCGCCAGCTCGTCCTCACCGAGGCGGGCGCGGAGCTGCTCGTGGCCGTCACCCGCGTACTCGGGGAGCTCACGCGCGAGGCCGAGCGCCTCCGCACCCAGGACCGCGTGTCGCGCCTCACCATCAGCACCAGCATCTCGTTCGCGAGCAAGTGGCTCGCCCCGCGCCTGCACCGGCTGCAGGCCCGCCACCCTGAGCTCGACATCCACCTGGACGTGACGGACGCCGAGGTGGACCTGAACGACGGCCAGGTCGACGCTGCCATCCGCTACGGCAACGGTCCCTACCGGCGCGCGCTCTCCGAGCGCATTCTCCAGGAGACGGTGACGCCGGTGTGCAGCCCGGCCTACCTCGCGCAGCACGGCGCGCTGCCCTCCCCCGCGAGCCTCGTGCGCTGCACGCTGCTGCACGAGGACCGCATGCTCGCGAACTGGGAGCAGTGGCTCGCCCTGGCGGGAGTCGACCGGGCGCGCCACGGCAGGGGTCCTGCCTACAGCCACGGCAGCATGGCCATCGACGCGGCCATCCGCGGCGAGGGCGTTGCGCTGGGGCGCAGCGCGCTGGTGGCGGACGACATCGCCGCGGGGCGACTCGTCGCGCCCTTCCCGCAGCTGCGGCTCACGGCCGAGCGCGGCTATGACCTCGTCTACCGCACGGGCAATCGCAGCCACCCCAAGGTGTGCGCGCTGCGCGACTGGCTCGAGGAGGAGCTGCGGCCATTCCGCACGGAGTGA
- a CDS encoding LysE family translocator: MRFDTWLVYLVACIGLSLTPGPNSLLVLTHGALHGSRKTLFTVFGGVLGFVGIIALCLFGIGTLVRASVTWLVALKWMGGAYLVWLGIQVWRSPAVDTEVRAAPTEARGGTLFRQGFLSAATNPKVLLFFSAFLPQFIDPHRGLAAQFAALAVTYAVTEFAVEYALASAAGRVRPWLARVGKRFNRVCGGIFVAFGAALPLHP; the protein is encoded by the coding sequence ATGCGCTTCGACACCTGGCTCGTCTACCTCGTCGCCTGCATCGGCCTGTCGCTCACGCCGGGTCCCAACAGCCTCCTCGTCCTCACGCACGGCGCGCTGCACGGGAGCCGCAAGACGCTGTTCACCGTCTTCGGGGGCGTGCTGGGCTTCGTGGGCATCATCGCGCTCTGCCTCTTCGGCATCGGGACGCTGGTGCGGGCGTCGGTGACGTGGCTCGTGGCGCTCAAGTGGATGGGCGGCGCCTACCTCGTGTGGCTCGGCATCCAGGTGTGGCGCTCTCCCGCCGTCGACACCGAGGTGCGTGCCGCGCCCACCGAGGCCCGGGGCGGGACGCTCTTCCGCCAGGGCTTCCTCTCGGCCGCGACCAACCCCAAGGTCCTGCTCTTCTTCAGCGCCTTCCTCCCGCAGTTCATCGACCCGCACCGGGGCCTCGCGGCGCAGTTCGCGGCGCTGGCGGTGACCTACGCGGTGACGGAGTTTGCCGTCGAGTACGCCCTTGCGAGCGCCGCGGGCCGGGTGCGCCCCTGGCTCGCGCGCGTGGGCAAGCGCTTCAACCGGGTGTGCGGCGGCATCTTCGTCGCGTTCGGGGCGGCGCTTCCGCTGCACCCGTGA
- a CDS encoding tetratricopeptide repeat protein, whose amino-acid sequence MRALAAEVPVGNAVALFELASAHDSTSHEAEAAPLYRQALAAGLTGIRRRRATIQLASTLRNLGQVEESVALLTEERAAGSDELDDAVSAFLALALVEVGREREAVGLALGALSRHLPRYNRSLARYAQALTRKA is encoded by the coding sequence ATGCGGGCACTCGCGGCAGAGGTCCCGGTGGGCAATGCGGTGGCGCTCTTCGAGCTCGCCTCCGCGCACGACTCCACGAGCCACGAGGCGGAGGCTGCGCCCTTGTATCGCCAGGCGCTCGCCGCGGGGCTCACGGGAATCCGGCGTCGGCGGGCCACGATTCAGCTCGCGAGCACGCTGCGCAACCTGGGACAGGTCGAGGAGAGCGTGGCGCTGCTCACCGAGGAGCGGGCCGCGGGCTCGGATGAGCTGGATGACGCGGTGAGTGCGTTTCTCGCGCTCGCGCTCGTGGAGGTGGGCCGAGAGCGCGAGGCGGTGGGGCTCGCGCTCGGGGCGCTCTCGCGGCACCTGCCGCGGTACAACCGCTCGCTGGCGCGGTATGCGCAAGCGCTCACGCGGAAGGCGTGA